The proteins below come from a single Mucilaginibacter mali genomic window:
- a CDS encoding TonB-dependent receptor, which translates to MLPFNACAQQKFTISGTVTDAQTGENLIGATITTIELKQNGVVSNDFGFYSLSLPTGTYNVQISYIGYTTVNVKIDLQKNTILNQTLNSANALNEVVVKGTNAPANENISNPQMGLNKLDANIMNNVPVLLGEKDILKTIQLLPGVKSTGDANTGYYVRGGGSDQNLILLDGAQVYNATHLFGFFSIFNSDAIKDVSLYKGGMPAAYGGRLSSVLDVKMDEGNNQNYHFEGGVGLISSRIKAEGPLVKGKSSFMVSARRTYADVFLKLSGDSSLKGSSLYFYDLNAKLNYKLDDQNTLYLSTYYGKDNIGLKDNFSTNWGNSTASLRWNHIYNSKLFANTSLVYSNYNYAINNLSDNNVFNVASRIKDLSLKQDFTWFAGARNKITFGADITRKYIKPGNIQSTPTAIYNSTKIEDRSADEFAAYISDDMKIGSRINLVYGARLNWFSLRGPGTFNTYDVNGVITSTKTYSSGQSAQDYLNLEPRFSANYTINEANAVKASYNHNTQNIHLLSNSTAALPTDIYIMSSNNVKPGIADQVSLGYYRNLQHNQYEFSAEVYYKKLQNQIDYKNNAQLLANENVESQLLYGVGRAYGLELYLKKKYGRLNGWIGYTLSRVENKFDAINNGNYFPARQDRTHEVSFVGIYQLKPRVTLSAVFVYGSGNAVTFPSGKYKVGGVTTYYYSARNGYRLPSDNRLDLGVTFDGKLHKKYHSGWTFGIYNVYNRKNPYSVIFKDTKDSPPRTEAVETSLFGIIPSVTWNFKF; encoded by the coding sequence ATGCTGCCGTTTAATGCCTGCGCCCAGCAAAAATTCACCATCAGCGGAACCGTTACCGATGCCCAGACCGGCGAGAACCTCATCGGCGCTACTATCACTACTATCGAACTAAAACAAAACGGCGTTGTAAGTAACGATTTTGGTTTCTACTCGCTTAGTCTGCCCACAGGTACTTATAATGTGCAGATCAGCTACATTGGCTATACCACGGTTAACGTAAAGATAGATCTGCAAAAAAATACCATCCTTAATCAAACCCTCAATAGCGCCAATGCACTAAACGAGGTAGTGGTAAAAGGTACCAATGCACCAGCCAACGAGAATATCAGCAACCCGCAAATGGGGCTAAATAAGCTGGATGCCAATATCATGAACAACGTACCGGTACTGCTTGGCGAAAAAGACATCCTGAAAACTATCCAGTTGTTGCCCGGCGTAAAATCAACCGGCGACGCTAATACAGGCTATTACGTGCGTGGCGGTGGGTCTGATCAGAACCTCATCCTGCTGGATGGGGCGCAGGTGTATAACGCTACGCACCTGTTTGGTTTCTTCTCTATTTTTAATTCGGACGCGATAAAAGATGTAAGCTTGTATAAAGGTGGCATGCCGGCGGCTTATGGCGGCAGGCTGTCATCGGTACTGGATGTAAAGATGGATGAGGGTAATAACCAAAACTATCACTTCGAGGGTGGAGTGGGATTGATCTCCTCGCGCATTAAGGCCGAAGGGCCGCTGGTGAAAGGTAAAAGCTCGTTCATGGTGAGTGCCCGGCGCACCTATGCCGATGTGTTCCTAAAACTCTCGGGCGATTCGAGCCTGAAAGGCAGCAGCCTGTATTTTTACGATCTGAACGCGAAACTGAATTATAAGCTTGACGATCAGAACACGCTTTACCTGTCAACCTATTATGGTAAGGATAACATCGGCCTGAAGGATAATTTCAGTACAAACTGGGGTAACTCCACCGCATCGCTGCGCTGGAACCATATCTATAACAGCAAGCTATTTGCCAATACATCGCTGGTGTACAGCAATTATAATTATGCTATTAATAACCTTAGCGATAACAATGTATTCAATGTGGCATCGCGCATAAAAGATCTGAGCCTTAAACAGGATTTTACCTGGTTTGCCGGGGCGCGAAATAAGATAACATTCGGAGCTGATATTACGCGTAAGTATATCAAACCGGGTAACATCCAGTCGACCCCGACAGCTATCTATAATTCAACCAAAATAGAAGACCGGAGCGCCGACGAATTTGCCGCGTACATTTCGGATGACATGAAGATCGGCAGCCGCATTAACCTGGTTTACGGCGCGCGGCTCAACTGGTTCAGCCTGCGCGGGCCGGGCACATTTAATACTTATGATGTTAACGGCGTCATTACGTCCACAAAAACCTATAGCAGCGGGCAATCAGCGCAGGATTACTTGAACCTGGAACCCCGCTTCAGTGCTAATTATACTATAAATGAGGCTAATGCCGTTAAAGCATCGTACAATCATAATACGCAAAATATTCACCTGTTATCAAACTCAACAGCCGCCTTGCCTACCGATATTTATATCATGAGCAGTAATAACGTTAAGCCCGGCATAGCCGACCAGGTATCGCTTGGGTACTACCGTAATTTGCAGCATAACCAATATGAGTTTTCGGCCGAGGTATACTACAAAAAGCTGCAAAACCAGATCGACTATAAAAACAACGCGCAACTGCTGGCTAACGAGAATGTGGAATCGCAACTGCTGTACGGCGTTGGCAGGGCTTACGGCCTGGAACTGTATCTTAAAAAGAAATACGGTCGCTTGAATGGCTGGATAGGCTACACGCTTTCGCGGGTGGAGAATAAATTTGACGCGATAAATAATGGCAACTACTTCCCCGCCCGGCAGGACCGCACGCACGAGGTATCGTTTGTGGGTATATACCAGTTGAAGCCGCGCGTTACACTTTCGGCGGTGTTTGTGTATGGTTCGGGCAACGCGGTAACCTTCCCCAGCGGCAAGTATAAGGTTGGCGGGGTTACCACGTATTATTATTCAGCACGTAACGGGTACAGGCTGCCGTCAGACAATCGTTTAGACCTTGGGGTTACCTTTGATGGTAAGCTGCATAAAAAATATCATTCGGGCTGGACGTTTGGCATATATAATGTGTATAATCGTAAAAACCCTTATAGTGTGATATTTAAGGACACCAAGGATAGCCCGCCGCGCACCGAAGCTGTAGAGACCAGCCTGTTCGGCATTATCCCATCGGTAACCTGGAACTTTAAATTTTAG
- a CDS encoding DUF4276 family protein, producing MIKVGLVGEDPSDTSSIKNLLEKRYKKQVQFCVLTPRIKGYHLDTKKLKDQLPIEAKDKKCNLVIFVRDLDDLASNKNKLKQRKDWFQSLNVLVDNKGVLLLNIWELEALILGDIDTFNAAYKTSHKTKANPMFQSKPKEFLKQLTARLNKQFHESHCPEIFKKLDIDLVEKNCSCFSAFITEFNKRLVQ from the coding sequence ATGATAAAGGTTGGCCTTGTAGGTGAAGACCCAAGCGATACTTCATCAATTAAAAATTTATTGGAGAAAAGGTACAAAAAGCAAGTTCAATTTTGCGTGTTAACACCGCGTATCAAAGGCTATCATTTAGATACAAAAAAGCTGAAAGATCAGTTACCAATTGAGGCCAAAGACAAGAAGTGTAACCTGGTTATTTTCGTGCGCGATTTGGACGATCTTGCATCAAATAAAAACAAGTTGAAACAACGAAAGGATTGGTTTCAATCGTTAAATGTATTAGTAGATAACAAGGGCGTTTTGCTATTAAATATATGGGAATTGGAAGCATTGATATTGGGCGATATTGACACTTTTAATGCAGCGTATAAAACCTCTCATAAAACAAAAGCTAACCCCATGTTTCAATCTAAACCAAAAGAGTTTTTGAAACAATTAACTGCCAGATTAAATAAACAATTTCACGAATCACATTGCCCCGAAATATTCAAAAAATTAGACATCGATTTAGTCGAAAAGAACTGTTCATGCTTCAGCGCTTTCATCACCGAATTCAACAAAAGATTAGTACAATAA
- the rpsG gene encoding 30S ribosomal protein S7 has translation MRKSKPKKRILLPDPKFNDVLVTRFVNNMMYDGKKSTAYAIFYNAVEIVEKKTSENGLDTWKKALNNVMPAVEVKSRRVGGANFQVPTEVRPERKVALGMKWLISYARRRGEKTMMEKLAAEIISAAKGEGAAVKKKEDTHKMAEANKAFSHFRF, from the coding sequence ATGAGAAAGTCAAAACCAAAAAAAAGAATCCTTCTTCCTGATCCAAAATTTAATGATGTTTTGGTAACCAGGTTTGTAAACAACATGATGTACGATGGTAAAAAATCTACCGCGTACGCTATCTTTTACAATGCTGTAGAAATTGTTGAAAAGAAAACCAGCGAAAACGGTTTAGATACCTGGAAAAAAGCGCTGAATAACGTAATGCCTGCTGTTGAAGTGAAAAGCCGCCGTGTAGGTGGTGCTAACTTCCAGGTGCCTACCGAGGTTCGTCCGGAACGTAAAGTGGCTTTGGGTATGAAATGGCTGATCAGCTATGCACGTCGTCGTGGCGAAAAAACCATGATGGAGAAACTGGCTGCCGAGATCATCTCTGCTGCTAAAGGTGAAGGTGCCGCTGTGAAGAAAAAAGAGGACACCCACAAAATGGCTGAAGCTAACAAAGCGTTCTCACATTTCCGTTTCTAA
- a CDS encoding leucine-rich repeat domain-containing protein, whose amino-acid sequence MKTSLAYLVLLLCIVNVFGQSSHPRIYRSIKDALTDSIEVKKLSLHKDSIKTLPIEILRLKNLEEISLDECPDLDIKQVIAVLSHLKNLKSFWFAQNKLTSLPDEIANLKNLEVLGLADNTLTKLPTSISKLTELKEVVIGENPDLNIDQAITVLSHLDNLKSLWLDHNNLTSIPESIITLKHLTDLWLNGNDLTDIPISIKRTPIRFLSLSGNHLKNISLKKGDLKNLRNIDLGYNEFENFPKEFAILPQLDTIWMRQSGVKHISKDIVNMKTLKLICLDGNDISSIPVQITQLTNLKILQLSGNKLTNKGGAPIFNMSWLTELDLQGNNINNISRHVKRLKNIKKLDIRLILLSDYLQKCQN is encoded by the coding sequence ATGAAAACTTCCTTAGCCTATCTTGTCCTTTTACTTTGTATTGTTAATGTTTTTGGACAATCCAGTCATCCAAGAATCTACCGATCTATCAAAGATGCCCTTACTGATTCAATTGAAGTAAAAAAGCTTTCATTGCATAAGGATAGCATAAAAACACTTCCAATAGAGATCCTTCGACTAAAGAACCTTGAAGAAATTAGTTTAGATGAATGCCCTGATCTGGATATTAAACAGGTAATAGCAGTACTATCACATTTAAAAAATCTAAAGTCATTTTGGTTTGCCCAAAACAAGCTCACGTCGCTTCCCGATGAAATTGCAAATCTAAAAAATCTTGAAGTATTGGGATTAGCTGACAACACGCTTACCAAACTCCCTACAAGTATTTCAAAATTAACGGAATTAAAAGAAGTTGTCATTGGTGAAAATCCAGACTTAAATATCGATCAGGCGATAACTGTTTTATCACATCTTGACAACCTTAAAAGCCTTTGGTTGGATCATAACAATTTAACGTCCATACCCGAATCTATTATTACGTTAAAACATTTGACTGATCTTTGGCTAAATGGAAATGATCTTACAGATATACCAATTTCAATAAAAAGAACACCTATTCGTTTCCTTAGCCTATCAGGTAATCATTTAAAAAACATCAGTCTAAAAAAAGGCGACCTCAAGAACTTACGGAATATTGATCTTGGATATAATGAATTTGAAAACTTCCCTAAAGAATTTGCTATACTACCCCAATTAGATACCATTTGGATGCGCCAGTCAGGCGTAAAACATATATCTAAAGATATCGTGAATATGAAGACCTTAAAATTAATCTGCTTAGATGGTAACGATATTTCTTCCATACCAGTGCAAATAACTCAACTGACCAACCTTAAAATACTGCAATTAAGTGGCAATAAGCTAACAAACAAGGGGGGTGCTCCAATTTTTAATATGAGTTGGTTAACCGAGCTTGATCTCCAAGGCAATAACATTAATAACATAAGCCGACATGTAAAGCGATTGAAGAATATCAAAAAATTAGATATAAGGCTAATCCTCTTATCAGATTACCTACAGAAATGTCAAAACTAA
- the rpsJ gene encoding 30S ribosomal protein S10 codes for MSQRIRIKLKSYDYNLVDKSAEKIVKTVKPTGAVVSGPLPLPTEKKVFTVLRSPHVNKKAREQFQLCSYKRLLDIYSSNSKTVDALMKLELPSGVEVEIKV; via the coding sequence ATGAGCCAAAGAATCAGGATCAAATTAAAATCGTACGATTACAACCTGGTCGACAAGTCGGCCGAGAAGATCGTAAAAACAGTAAAGCCAACAGGCGCTGTAGTTAGCGGACCACTGCCGCTGCCAACCGAGAAAAAAGTGTTTACCGTATTGCGTTCACCGCACGTAAACAAAAAAGCCCGCGAGCAGTTCCAACTGTGCTCTTACAAGCGTTTATTAGACATCTACAGCTCTAACTCAAAAACTGTAGACGCTTTAATGAAGCTTGAATTGCCAAGCGGCGTTGAAGTTGAGATCAAAGTGTGA
- the fusA gene encoding elongation factor G has product MSRDLKYTRNIGIAAHIDAGKTTTTERILYYAGVSHKIGEVHEGAATMDWMAQEQERGITITSAATTVNWKYRGHNYHVNIIDTPGHVDFTVEVNRSLRVLDGLVFLFSAVDGVEPQSETNWRLANNYNVPRIGFVNKMDRSGADFLNVVKQVKEMLGSVAIPLQLPIGAEDQFKGVVDLINFRGIVWNEHDKGMTFTEVPIPADMLEEANEWREKLLEAVAEFDDHLMEKFFEDPTTITEREVLDALRQATLAGKIVPMTCGSSFKNKGVQTMLDYVMELMPSPMDSKGVIGTNPDTNEEVLVKPDVKEPFAALAFKIATDPFVGRLCFIRVYSGNLDAGSYIYNMRSDNKERISRIFQMHANKQNPIPNVGAGDIAAVVGFKDIKTGDTLCDEKNKIVLESMVFPDPVIGLAIEPKTQADVDKLGIALGKLAEEDPTFRVQTDQDTGQTVISGMGELHLDILMDRLKREFKVEVNQGAPQVAYKEAITGTTQHRETYKKQTGGRGKFADIQVVISPGEEGKEGLEFVNEIVGGSIPREFIPSVEKGFKSAMDNGVLAGFPLTSLKVRLIDGSFHAVDSDALSFEIAGRSAYREALPKCKPVLLEPIMKIEILTPEENMGDVIGDMNRRRGQLQGMDTRNGAQVIKAQVPLSEMFGYVTQLRTITSGRATSTMEFDHYSEAPRNVQEEVVAKNKGRKKGAIDE; this is encoded by the coding sequence ATGTCAAGAGACTTAAAATACACAAGAAATATTGGTATCGCTGCTCACATCGATGCCGGTAAAACTACCACTACCGAACGTATCCTTTATTATGCCGGTGTTAGCCACAAAATTGGCGAGGTGCACGAAGGTGCAGCTACCATGGACTGGATGGCACAGGAGCAGGAACGCGGTATCACCATCACTTCGGCTGCTACTACAGTAAACTGGAAATACCGTGGTCATAACTACCACGTAAACATCATTGATACACCGGGCCACGTGGATTTTACCGTAGAGGTAAACCGCTCGTTGCGTGTATTAGATGGTCTGGTATTTTTATTCAGCGCGGTTGACGGTGTTGAGCCTCAATCTGAAACCAACTGGCGTTTGGCTAATAACTACAACGTGCCACGTATTGGTTTCGTAAACAAAATGGACCGTAGCGGTGCCGATTTCCTTAACGTGGTTAAACAGGTTAAAGAAATGCTGGGTAGCGTTGCTATTCCATTGCAGTTACCTATCGGTGCTGAAGACCAGTTTAAAGGTGTGGTTGATCTGATCAACTTCCGCGGTATCGTTTGGAACGAGCACGATAAAGGTATGACCTTTACTGAGGTTCCGATCCCTGCCGATATGCTGGAAGAAGCTAACGAGTGGAGAGAGAAATTACTGGAAGCCGTAGCTGAGTTTGACGATCACCTGATGGAGAAATTCTTCGAAGATCCGACTACTATTACCGAGCGCGAAGTATTGGACGCTTTACGCCAGGCTACTTTGGCCGGCAAGATCGTTCCGATGACTTGCGGTTCATCTTTCAAAAACAAAGGTGTACAAACCATGCTTGATTATGTAATGGAGTTGATGCCTTCGCCAATGGATTCAAAAGGTGTTATCGGTACCAACCCTGATACTAACGAAGAAGTATTGGTTAAACCAGACGTAAAAGAACCGTTTGCAGCTTTAGCATTTAAAATTGCTACCGACCCATTTGTAGGCCGTCTGTGCTTCATCCGTGTTTACTCGGGTAACCTGGATGCTGGTTCATACATTTACAACATGCGTTCGGATAACAAAGAGCGTATCAGCCGTATCTTCCAAATGCACGCTAACAAGCAAAACCCTATCCCTAACGTAGGTGCAGGTGATATTGCTGCGGTAGTAGGCTTTAAGGATATTAAAACTGGCGATACCCTTTGCGACGAGAAAAACAAGATCGTACTGGAATCAATGGTATTCCCTGATCCGGTTATCGGTTTGGCTATCGAGCCTAAAACTCAGGCCGACGTTGATAAATTAGGTATCGCTTTAGGTAAACTGGCCGAAGAGGATCCAACCTTCCGTGTACAAACCGATCAGGACACTGGCCAAACTGTAATTAGCGGTATGGGCGAGTTGCACCTTGATATTTTGATGGACCGTTTAAAACGCGAATTTAAAGTAGAGGTTAACCAGGGCGCTCCGCAAGTAGCATACAAAGAAGCTATCACCGGCACTACCCAACACCGTGAAACTTATAAGAAACAAACCGGTGGCCGTGGTAAATTTGCCGATATCCAGGTGGTTATTTCTCCGGGAGAAGAAGGTAAAGAAGGTTTAGAATTTGTTAACGAAATTGTTGGTGGTTCTATCCCACGCGAGTTCATCCCATCTGTAGAAAAAGGCTTCAAGTCGGCTATGGATAACGGTGTACTGGCAGGCTTCCCATTAACCAGCTTAAAAGTTCGTTTGATCGATGGTTCGTTCCACGCGGTCGATTCGGATGCGTTATCTTTCGAGATCGCAGGCCGTTCTGCTTACCGTGAAGCATTGCCAAAATGTAAACCGGTATTGTTAGAGCCGATCATGAAGATCGAGATCTTAACCCCTGAAGAAAACATGGGTGACGTGATCGGTGACATGAACCGTCGTCGTGGCCAGCTGCAAGGTATGGACACCCGTAACGGTGCGCAGGTAATTAAAGCGCAGGTACCACTTTCTGAAATGTTCGGTTATGTAACGCAATTACGTACCATCACTTCGGGTCGTGCAACTTCAACAATGGAGTTCGATCACTACTCTGAAGCGCCACGTAACGTACAGGAAGAAGTTGTAGCCAAAAACAAAGGCCGCAAAAAAGGTGCTATCGACGAATAG
- the rpsL gene encoding 30S ribosomal protein S12: MPTIQQLVRKGRVALVDKSKSPALDSCPQRRGVCTRVYTTTPKKPNSAMRKVARVRLTNGKEVNAYIPGEGHNLQEHSIVLIRGGRVKDLPGVRYHIIRGALDTSGVNGRNQRRSKYGTKRPKPGQAAAAPAKGKKK; this comes from the coding sequence ATGCCTACTATTCAGCAATTAGTTAGAAAAGGTAGAGTAGCTCTGGTTGACAAGAGTAAGTCGCCAGCGTTGGACAGCTGTCCACAGCGAAGAGGCGTGTGCACCCGTGTGTACACCACTACCCCTAAGAAACCAAACTCAGCAATGCGTAAAGTTGCCCGTGTGCGCTTAACCAACGGTAAAGAGGTGAATGCCTACATCCCTGGCGAAGGCCACAACCTGCAGGAGCACTCGATCGTGTTGATCCGTGGCGGTCGTGTTAAAGACTTACCAGGTGTACGTTACCACATCATCCGTGGTGCATTGGATACTTCTGGCGTTAACGGTCGTAACCAGCGTCGTTCTAAATATGGTACTAAACGCCCTAAACCAGGTCAGGCAGCTGCTGCACCGGCAAAAGGTAAAAAGAAATAA
- a CDS encoding DUF92 domain-containing protein codes for MALADLLIGIFLLAAAAWSYLAKKLTLAGAITGFAVGLLSYKGAGFTGLAMLTLFFSAGSWATGWQTKSKAEMNANEKRTGGRTAGQVLANGGMAALLGAAAWYMPAYAILLHLMMAGSLASAAADTLSSELGTVYGRRFYNVLSFKKDTKGLDGVISLEGTLIGVAGAILIAIVYAIGFGWGINIFWIILAGFIGNLTDSVLGATLERKGIIGNNMVNFLNTVTGALVCYLLML; via the coding sequence ATGGCATTAGCAGATCTCCTTATTGGTATTTTTCTGCTGGCTGCAGCTGCCTGGAGTTATTTAGCCAAAAAACTAACGCTTGCCGGCGCAATTACCGGCTTTGCGGTGGGTTTGCTCAGCTACAAAGGTGCTGGGTTTACAGGGTTGGCAATGCTCACACTGTTTTTCTCGGCCGGATCATGGGCTACCGGTTGGCAAACAAAAAGCAAGGCGGAAATGAACGCTAACGAAAAGCGAACAGGCGGTCGCACCGCCGGGCAGGTTTTGGCAAATGGAGGGATGGCGGCGCTGCTTGGCGCAGCAGCGTGGTATATGCCCGCATACGCGATACTTTTACATCTCATGATGGCGGGCAGCCTGGCCTCGGCAGCTGCCGATACATTATCATCGGAACTGGGCACGGTTTATGGGCGACGTTTTTATAATGTGCTTAGCTTTAAAAAAGATACAAAGGGCTTAGATGGTGTTATTAGCTTAGAGGGTACGCTGATAGGCGTAGCGGGGGCTATTTTAATAGCCATAGTATATGCCATAGGCTTTGGCTGGGGTATAAATATATTTTGGATAATACTGGCTGGTTTTATTGGCAATTTAACCGATTCGGTGTTAGGCGCCACACTGGAGCGTAAAGGTATTATTGGTAATAATATGGTGAACTTTTTGAATACGGTAACCGGGGCGCTGGTTTGCTATTTGCTGATGCTGTAA
- a CDS encoding GIY-YIG nuclease family protein has translation MTNKTHSVLYVGVTSELLTRVYDHKNKKAPQCFTAKYNCNKLVYHFSYSTINETIGREKYLKGKGRQFKNNLINEFNPLWKDLYDELVIEWA, from the coding sequence ATGACGAATAAAACCCATTCGGTTTTATATGTAGGCGTTACGTCTGAATTATTGACAAGAGTATACGATCATAAAAATAAGAAAGCCCCACAGTGCTTTACGGCAAAGTATAACTGTAATAAATTGGTCTATCATTTTAGTTATTCAACTATTAACGAAACCATAGGCCGGGAAAAATATTTGAAGGGAAAGGGGAGGCAGTTCAAAAATAACTTGATTAATGAGTTTAATCCGCTATGGAAGGATTTATATGATGAATTGGTTATTGAATGGGCATAG
- a CDS encoding AAA family ATPase — protein MSNKLAERPKIFVDKVHLKGFKSIEDVTIDFKEGLNILIGKNGSGKSNFLELMEKVLYHPRGAIIFFDYAKIILKTNDNHTFFIEIERPSRNISYRKDEIDERQYVIEKFYLDNEIIFDSSIDSMLRKPFLFKGKKFYYTSSATYALQRIGYQSISPKYIGFNLPDKLEYIATSGTFTFEIEDLLEASFDRSLNFLNSLLWSLEANIGDNAIAEAKNEIISPEKIIDLVNESISNLLIPQQIIIDNIRAFSPIEDLRFNKNINLYNDSKRIIVENIKLEFKINGNWMPWSQLSDGTKRLFYIISEVTYTAGLILIEEPELGIHPHQFNLLMDFLKEQSEHKQILISTHAPKALDHLSPEELDSILIASYDLKKGTQIRHLTSKEITKAKKYMKEVGFFSDYWTLSDLEE, from the coding sequence ATGTCAAATAAATTAGCTGAAAGGCCCAAGATTTTTGTTGATAAAGTACATCTAAAAGGATTTAAATCTATTGAAGATGTTACTATTGATTTTAAAGAAGGGCTGAATATATTGATAGGTAAAAATGGTTCTGGGAAATCGAATTTTTTAGAGCTAATGGAGAAGGTGCTTTATCATCCTCGAGGAGCAATAATATTTTTTGATTACGCTAAGATTATTTTGAAAACAAACGATAATCATACTTTTTTTATTGAGATAGAACGGCCTTCAAGAAATATTTCTTACCGAAAAGATGAAATTGATGAAAGACAATATGTGATTGAAAAATTTTATCTTGATAATGAAATAATTTTTGATAGTTCTATAGATAGCATGTTGAGAAAACCTTTTCTATTTAAAGGTAAGAAATTCTATTATACATCCAGCGCTACTTATGCTTTACAAAGAATTGGGTATCAATCAATATCTCCTAAATATATTGGTTTCAATTTACCTGATAAACTAGAATATATAGCTACTTCAGGGACTTTTACATTTGAAATTGAAGATTTATTAGAAGCTTCTTTCGATAGGAGTTTGAATTTTTTAAATTCACTATTATGGAGTCTTGAAGCAAATATAGGTGATAATGCAATAGCCGAAGCAAAGAATGAAATAATATCGCCTGAGAAGATTATTGATTTAGTGAATGAAAGTATTAGTAATTTACTAATACCTCAACAAATAATAATTGATAATATTAGAGCTTTTAGCCCAATTGAAGATTTAAGATTTAATAAAAACATAAACTTATATAACGACAGTAAAAGAATAATAGTAGAAAATATAAAACTTGAATTCAAAATTAATGGTAATTGGATGCCTTGGTCACAGTTGTCTGACGGAACTAAAAGATTGTTTTATATAATTTCGGAAGTAACATACACTGCTGGTTTAATATTAATCGAAGAACCCGAATTAGGCATCCACCCTCATCAATTTAACCTGCTAATGGATTTCTTAAAAGAGCAATCCGAACACAAACAAATACTGATATCAACGCATGCTCCAAAAGCATTAGATCACTTATCTCCTGAGGAATTAGATAGTATATTAATTGCCAGCTACGATCTGAAAAAAGGTACGCAAATAAGGCACCTTACATCCAAAGAGATTACTAAGGCTAAAAAGTACATGAAAGAAGTTGGCTTTTTTAGCGATTATTGGACGCTTTCAGACCTTGAAGAATGA
- a CDS encoding 3-keto-disaccharide hydrolase has protein sequence MLLLLITSFPAFTQGRQQNWVQLFNGRDLGNWDSYLGIPRDTAGKKIGDTPIGLNNDKLNVFTVIKQGGENVIRVSGECIGGISTRAEYENYHLQLQFKWGSWLQKGRKKKDSGLLYHSVGEQGADSGAWMRSQEFQIEEGDCGDYWGCAGAMADVPASKRSEKEYVFDPAGTTLTFSAKSPQGRHCIKRGDGEKAFGEWNTLDLYCYGDTSIHVVNGKVVMVLYHNSQQEKDQVLPLTKGKIQLQSEGAEVFYKDVKLQSINKLPEALLKN, from the coding sequence TTGCTCCTTCTATTAATAACATCTTTCCCCGCCTTTACGCAAGGCAGGCAACAAAACTGGGTGCAATTGTTTAATGGCAGGGACTTGGGTAACTGGGACAGCTATTTAGGAATACCGCGCGACACAGCAGGTAAAAAGATAGGCGATACACCTATTGGCTTAAATAACGACAAGCTAAACGTATTCACCGTGATCAAACAGGGGGGCGAGAATGTGATCCGTGTTTCGGGGGAGTGCATCGGCGGCATCTCAACCAGGGCCGAATACGAGAATTATCACTTGCAGCTACAGTTTAAATGGGGAAGCTGGCTGCAAAAGGGCCGTAAGAAAAAAGATAGCGGTCTGCTGTATCATTCGGTAGGGGAGCAGGGCGCCGATTCGGGTGCCTGGATGCGGTCGCAGGAGTTTCAGATAGAAGAGGGTGATTGTGGCGATTACTGGGGATGCGCAGGGGCCATGGCCGATGTTCCGGCCAGTAAAAGATCAGAAAAAGAATATGTATTCGATCCGGCCGGGACAACGCTCACGTTTAGTGCAAAAAGTCCGCAGGGCAGGCATTGTATTAAACGCGGTGATGGTGAAAAAGCTTTTGGCGAATGGAATACGCTTGACCTGTATTGCTATGGCGATACCAGTATACACGTGGTGAACGGTAAAGTGGTAATGGTGCTATATCATAATAGCCAGCAAGAGAAAGATCAGGTATTGCCGCTTACCAAAGGTAAAATACAGCTACAGTCGGAAGGCGCTGAGGTTTTTTATAAGGATGTGAAATTGCAGTCTATCAACAAATTGCCGGAAGCTTTATTGAAAAATTGA